A single region of the Xenopus laevis strain J_2021 chromosome 4L, Xenopus_laevis_v10.1, whole genome shotgun sequence genome encodes:
- the ldhd.L gene encoding probable D-lactate dehydrogenase, mitochondrial, whose amino-acid sequence MSLQAAARIKRALTYCVNSWTCRTYCMKKEFVDGLRTVVGESNISTAMAVREQHGRDESMHSCRPPDVVVWPQNVDQVSKMAEMCYRNSVPIVPFGTGTGLEGGVSAIMGGVCFNMTRMDRIMNLNADDFHVTVEPGVTRKALNNYLRDSGLWFPVDPGADASLCGMAATSASGTNAVRYGTMRENVINLEVVLPDGRILHTAGKDRRFRKTAAGYNLTSMFVGSEGTLGLITKASLRLHGIPEAMVAAVCAFPSVQAAVDSTVQILQCGVPIARIEFLDDVMIGACNKFNGLSYPVLPTLFLEFHGTENGLKEQVQQTEEITQMNGGSDFTWAKDQEERNKLWTARHNAWYAALALRPGCRGYSTDVCVPISKLPEIIVETKKDLIESRLTGPIAGHVGDGNFHCIMVMNLADKDEVSRVKDFTNRLARRALAMNGTCTGEHGIGLGKRKLLEEEVGEVGIATMKQIKDTLDPKNLMNPGKVV is encoded by the exons CTGTGCGGGAGCAGCATGGAAGAGATGAATCAATGCACAG TTGCAGACCTCCTGATGTGGTTGTGTGGCCTCAGAATGTTGATCAGGTTAGCAAGATGGCCGAAATGTGTTACAGAAATAGTGTGCCAATTGTTCCATTTGGAACCGGAACAGGGTTGGAGGGAGGAGTCAGCGCTATAATG GGTGGGGTCTGCTTTAATATGACAAGAATGGACAGGATTATGAATTTAAATGCTGATGATTTTCATGTTACTGTAGAACCAGGCGTTACACGAAAAGCTCTCAATAATTATCTAAGAGATAGTGGGCTCTGGTTTCCTGTTG ACCCTGGTGCAGATGCCTCTCTTTGTGGAATGGCTGCTACAAGTGCTTCAGGCACCAATGCAGTACGGTATGGCACAATGCGGGAAAATGTGATCAACCTGGAAGTGGTTCTGCCAGATGGAAGAATACTACACACAGCAGGGAAAGATCGAAGATTTAG GAAGACAGCTGCAGGGTACAACCTGACAAGCATGTTTGTAGGATCAGAAGGGACACTTGGTCTCATAACCAAAGCATCTCTGCGTCTCCATGGAATTCCTGAGGCAATGGTGGCTGCCGTCTGTGCCTTTCCCAGTGTCCAGGCTGCAGTGGATAGCACAGTACAGATCCTGCAATGTGGTGTTCCAATCGCTAGAATTG agtTTTTAGATGATGTGATGATTGGTGCCTGTAACAAATTTAATGGGCTAAGCTACCCAGTGTTACCTACACTTTTCTTAGAATTTCATGGGACTGAAAATGGACTGAAGGAACAAGTACAACAGACAG AGGAAATAACCCAGATGAATGGAGGCTCAGATTTCACCTGGGCCAAAGATCAGGAAGAAAGAAACAAGCTTTGGACAGCCAGACATAATGCATGGTATGCTGCATTAGCCTTGCGTCCTGGCTGCAGG GGCTATTCGACAGATGTGTGTGTCCCAATCTCCAAACTTCCTGAAATTATAGTGGAGACAAAGAAAGACTTAATAGAATCGCGTCTCACAG GTCCCATTGCTGGGCATGTTGGAGATGGGAACTTTCATTGTATTATGGTGATGAACTTGGCTGATAAGGATGAGGTTTCCAGAGTTAAAGATTTCACAAACCGCCTTGCCAG GAGAGCTTTGGCAATGAATGGTACTTGTACAGGAGAACATGGCATTGGTCTAGGAAAACGCAAATTATTAGAGGAAGAGGTTGGAGAAGTTGGCATTGCAACCATGAAGCAAATAAAAGATACACTGGATCCTAAGAATCTTATGAACCCAGGGAAGGTTGTTTAA